Below is a genomic region from Mycolicibacter hiberniae.
GAGCTGGCGGCGTTTCCCCGAGACCTATCGCGACGCCTCCCCGATGACCTACATCTCTGCCGAGGCCCCACCGTTTTTCCTGCTGCACGGGCGCAACGATTCGCTGGTGCCGGTGGAGCAGGGCCGCGCTTTCGCCGCCCGGCTGCGCGAGGTCAGCGCGAACCCGGTGGTGTATGCCGAGTTGCCTCGGGCAGAGCATGCCTTCGACATTTTCGGTTCGCCGCGGGCCGGTCACACGGCGATCGCCGTCGAGCAGTTCCTGGCCGAGATTTACGCCCGGGAAACCGCGCCGGCGTCCTGAGCGCTCCGGGGGTGCGATACCCCGGCCAGAACGCCGTAGTTGTGCCAGACTTCGGCTATGGAAACGTCGGTTCCGAGCCTGCTGCCGAATTTGTGGAAGACGACGCTGGTCTCTGGTGTATTGGCCCTTATTTTGGGCGTGCTGGTCTTGGTCTGGCCTGGCCGATCCATTCTGGTTGCTGCCGTGCTGTTCGGTGTGTACCTGGTGGTCACTGGGGTTGCGCAGCTGATCTTCGCGTTCAGCCTTCCCATCATGTCGGCCGGCGGAAGGGTGTTGCTGTTTCTCAGCGGCACCGCGTCGGTGATTCTGGCCGTCCTGTGCTTCCGGCACTTCAACTCGGACGAAGAGGCGCTGGCCGTGCTGCTGCTGGCCATCTGGATCGCGGTCGGGTTCATCTTCCGCGGAGTGGCGACGGCGGTGGCGGCCATCAGCGACCCGGCGCTGCCGGGCCGCGGCTGGCAGATCTTCATGGGCGTGGTCAGCCTGCTGGCCGGTCTGGTGACGCTGGCGTCGCCGTTCGCCTCGTTGTGGGTGCTGGCGGTGGTCGTCGGCAGCTGGCTGATCGTCATCGGCATCACCGAGATCATCACCGGCTTCAAGATTCGCAGCGCATCTCGCGAACTCGCAACCACCTTCTCGGTCGGGTAATCGGGCGGCCGAACGTCCGCGACCGCCGCCCGGGCGCCGTCGCGGGTACCCTGAGTCCTGATCCGTTGTCACACCTGCCTGATGCTCTGATGTGGAGTCCGCTCAATGCCCGAGTCCGGCACGCCGTCGCTGTCGCCCGAGTCTCAGCCGTCCGTCGATAGCTATCCCTCGCCGGGCTACCTGTATCCGTACTCGGCGCCCGGGCAGTACCCCGGCTATCCCCCGCCCGGGGCGCCCCCGGCGCTCAGGAACGGCGCAGGTATCGCCGCGCTGATCGTGGCGATCGCCGGCATCGTGACAGCGCTGTCGGTGATCGGCGGGGTGGCCCTGGGCCTGGTGGCGATGGTGCTGGGCATCATCGGCCGCGGGCGGGCCAAGCGCGGCGAAGCCGACAACGGTGGCGTCGCCCTCGCCGGGATCGTGCTGGGCGCGCTGGCAGTGGTCGCCGGGATCGGCTGCATCTTCATCTACGTCGGCATCTGGCGCACCGCAGGCGGCGGCGACTACGTGGCCTGCATGACGAAGGCCGGTTCAAATACCGCGGCCCAGCAGCAATGCACCGAGCGGTTCAAAGAGCACTTCGAGAACACCTTCGGCAGCGGTGCCGACGCCCCGATGGTGCAGGAGGAATCTGACACCGGCCTGATGCCGGCCTAGCGCTGACTGCGAGCGCGGCGGAGCCGGGCGAAGCAGGTCCGCGCGAAACCCGCCCCGCCTAGCGCTTGACCTTCGGGAAGTACTTCAGCACGCCTTCCTGCGTGACGGTCGCCAGCAGCTGCCCGGAGCGGTCGAAGAAGTGCCCGGAGCCCAGTCCGCGGGAGTCGGCGGCCACCGGTGACGACGTCGCGTAGAGCACCCAGTCGTCGAACCGGATCGGCCGGTGAAACCACACGGTGTGGTTGGCGCTGGCCGCAAAGATCCGATCGAAGCCCCACGACAGGCCGTGGGTGGTGATGATCGAATCCAGGACCGTGGTGTCCGAGGAGTAGACCAGCATCGCGGTGTGCAGCACCGGATCCTCCGGGATCGGCCCGTCCGCCTTGACCCAGACGCGGTTGTGCGCAAGGCGATCGCCCTTGTCTCGCATCACCCAGGCCGGATCGTTGACGTAGCGCCACTCGATCGGGTGCGGCGCGTTGACGAAGCCCGGCACGACCTCTTCATAACCGTCGAGCAATTCACCCAGCCGGGGCAACGTTTCGGGCTCGGCGACCGCCGGCGCCTCGACACTGTGCTCCAGACCGCTGCCCCCGGACAGGTAGGAGACCATCGAGGTGGCGATCAGGGTGTCGCCCTGCAGCGCGTCCACCCGCCGGTTGGCGAACCGGCGTTCGTCACGCAGCCGGTGTACCCGGAATTCGATGTCGCGGGCCGGGTCGCCACCGTTGATGAAGTGGACCGACAGCGTGCCGGGCGGCAGGTGCGGGGCCACGGTGCGGCTGGCCGCCACCATGGACTGGGCCATCAGCTGCCCGCCGAAGGTCCGCAACGGCGTCTTACTGGGATGCGATCCGACGAAGCAGTCGTCGTCGCCAAGCTTGAGGTCCAGTACCGCCAGTAGTTCTTCGAGATCCGTATTCGGCTCGGACGGCACTAGACGTAGTCCTCCCCGATGCGGTGCACGTGGATCATGTTGGTCGATCCCTCAGTCCCCGGCGGAGCGCCCGCGACGATGACCACCAGATCACCGCGCTCGTAGCGCCCCAGACCCAGCAGCGCCTTGTCCACCTGGCGGATCATGCTGTCGGTCGTGTGTGCCTGCGGGACGATGAAGGTCTCGGTCCCCCACGTCATCGCCAACTGGCTGCGGATCTCGGGCAGGGCGGTGAACGCCAGCAGCGGCAGCCGGGTGTGCAACCGGGCCAGTCGGCGCACCGTGTCGCCGGATTGGGTGAACGCCACCAGTGCCTTGGCGTCCAGGCGTTCGCCGATCTCGCGGGCCGCGAAGGAGATCACGCCCCGCTTGGTGCGCGGCATGTGCGTCAGCGGCGGTACCGCCGTGGAGTTCTGTTCCACAGCACAGATGATGCGGCTCATGGTCCGCACGGCGTCCAGCGCGTGCTTGCCCACCGCGGTCTCGCCGGAGAGCATCAACGCGTCCGCGCCGTCGAGCACCGCGTTGGCGACATCGGAGGCTTCGGCCCGGGTGGGCCGGAAGTTGTCGATCATCGACTCCAGCATCTGCGTGGCCACGATCACCGGCCGGGCGTTCTCGCGAGCCACCTGGATGGCGCGTTTCTGCACCAGGGGCACCTCTTCGAGCGCCAGCTCCACGCCGAGGTCGCCGCGCGCCACCATGATGGCGTCGAAGGCCAGCACCACCGCCTCGAGGTTCTCGATGGCTTGCGGCTTTTCCAGTTTGGCGATCACCGGGACCCGGCGGCCGACCCGGTCCATCACCTCGTGCACCAGCTCGACGTCCGACGGCGAGCGCACGAACGACAGCGCCACCATGTCGACACCGAGTTGCAGCGCGAACTCGAGGTCTTCGATGTCCTTCTCCGACAGCGCCGGCGCGGAGACCTTCATGCCCGGCAGCGACATGCCCTTGTGGTTGCTGACCGGACCACCGTCGGTGACCCGGCACAGCACGTCCTCGCCGTCGATGCGCTCCACCACCAGCCCGACCTTGCCGTCGTCGACCAGGACGCGGTCGCCCGGGGCGGCGTCAGCGGCCAGTTTCTTGTACGTGGTGGACACCCGGTCGTGGTCGCCGGGGCAGTCGGCGACGGTGATGCGCACCGTCTCACCGGCGGCCCAGTAGGTGGGGCCGTCGGCAAAACGCCCCAACCGGATCTTGGGCCCCTGCAGATCGGCGAGCACGCCCACGGCCCGCCCGGTCGCGTCGGAGGCGGCGCGGACGCGCTCGTAAGAAGCCTGGTGGTCTTTGTGGTCGCCGTGGCTGAAGTTCAGGCGGGCCACGTCCATGCCCGCGTCAACCAGAGCCCGGACCATCTCCGCGGAGTGGGTCGCCGGGCCGAGAGTGCAGACGATCTTGCTGCGTCTATTCACGGCGCCAGCATAGTCGGACAGACTGAGGCGCCTTCCTCAGGAATGGTTACGGACAGCGAAAATCCGTGTGGCGCATCGGTGCGAGCGCTCAACCGGGGGCTAGCGCAGCGGCCGGCCTTGCCTGTCGTGCACCCGCCCGCTCAGCATCAGGACCGCGTCTATGACACCCCAGCCGAAGGGCACGATGATCCCGAGCCCGTAGGTGGTGACGGTGGCCAGCAGCCCGACCGTCAGCTGCACCAAACCCAGTCCGGTCTGGCCCAGGTACATCCGCCCGAAACCCAG
It encodes:
- a CDS encoding DUF4190 domain-containing protein, whose protein sequence is MPESGTPSLSPESQPSVDSYPSPGYLYPYSAPGQYPGYPPPGAPPALRNGAGIAALIVAIAGIVTALSVIGGVALGLVAMVLGIIGRGRAKRGEADNGGVALAGIVLGALAVVAGIGCIFIYVGIWRTAGGGDYVACMTKAGSNTAAQQQCTERFKEHFENTFGSGADAPMVQEESDTGLMPA
- a CDS encoding HdeD family acid-resistance protein; the encoded protein is MCQTSAMETSVPSLLPNLWKTTLVSGVLALILGVLVLVWPGRSILVAAVLFGVYLVVTGVAQLIFAFSLPIMSAGGRVLLFLSGTASVILAVLCFRHFNSDEEALAVLLLAIWIAVGFIFRGVATAVAAISDPALPGRGWQIFMGVVSLLAGLVTLASPFASLWVLAVVVGSWLIVIGITEIITGFKIRSASRELATTFSVG
- a CDS encoding NINE protein; translation: MTVPPWPPAGPHGDWPPPGYPPPYQGHPDMWAPYGRSPATGLPYSPKSKMTAALLQLLGFFGFLGFGRMYLGQTGLGLVQLTVGLLATVTTYGLGIIVPFGWGVIDAVLMLSGRVHDRQGRPLR
- a CDS encoding acyl-CoA thioesterase II → MPSEPNTDLEELLAVLDLKLGDDDCFVGSHPSKTPLRTFGGQLMAQSMVAASRTVAPHLPPGTLSVHFINGGDPARDIEFRVHRLRDERRFANRRVDALQGDTLIATSMVSYLSGGSGLEHSVEAPAVAEPETLPRLGELLDGYEEVVPGFVNAPHPIEWRYVNDPAWVMRDKGDRLAHNRVWVKADGPIPEDPVLHTAMLVYSSDTTVLDSIITTHGLSWGFDRIFAASANHTVWFHRPIRFDDWVLYATSSPVAADSRGLGSGHFFDRSGQLLATVTQEGVLKYFPKVKR
- the pyk gene encoding pyruvate kinase; its protein translation is MNRRSKIVCTLGPATHSAEMVRALVDAGMDVARLNFSHGDHKDHQASYERVRAASDATGRAVGVLADLQGPKIRLGRFADGPTYWAAGETVRITVADCPGDHDRVSTTYKKLAADAAPGDRVLVDDGKVGLVVERIDGEDVLCRVTDGGPVSNHKGMSLPGMKVSAPALSEKDIEDLEFALQLGVDMVALSFVRSPSDVELVHEVMDRVGRRVPVIAKLEKPQAIENLEAVVLAFDAIMVARGDLGVELALEEVPLVQKRAIQVARENARPVIVATQMLESMIDNFRPTRAEASDVANAVLDGADALMLSGETAVGKHALDAVRTMSRIICAVEQNSTAVPPLTHMPRTKRGVISFAAREIGERLDAKALVAFTQSGDTVRRLARLHTRLPLLAFTALPEIRSQLAMTWGTETFIVPQAHTTDSMIRQVDKALLGLGRYERGDLVVIVAGAPPGTEGSTNMIHVHRIGEDYV